A part of Brassica rapa cultivar Chiifu-401-42 chromosome A05, CAAS_Brap_v3.01, whole genome shotgun sequence genomic DNA contains:
- the LOC103866390 gene encoding transcription factor UPBEAT1: MGVTLEGQRKESVWVSMRRQRARRALVKKIMIRPKKNLEASRRPCRAIHKRVKTLKELVPNTKSSEGLDGLFRQTADYILALEMKVRVMQTMVQVLTETDCM, encoded by the coding sequence ATGGGAGTAACCTTAGAAGGTCAAAGAAAGGAATCAGTTTGGGTGTCGATGAGAAGACAAAGAGCACGAAGGGCCCTTGTGAAGAAGATCATGATCCGACCGAAAAAGAATCTAGAGGCTTCTAGAAGACCATGTCGTGCGATTCATAAACGAGTCAAGACGCTGAAAGAGCTTGTTCCGAACACCAAATCATCAGAAGGTTTGGATGGACTCTTTAGACAGACGGCAGATTATATTTTGGCTTTGGAAATGAAAGTGAGAGTTATGCAGACAATGGTTCAGGTTTTGACCGAAACTGATTGTATGTAA
- the WRKY68 gene encoding probable WRKY transcription factor 23 (The RefSeq protein has 2 substitutions compared to this genomic sequence), giving the protein MEFTSFHQSSLQSIWDFGEEERDSLGFMELLGSQHHSLLLETLQPQAQPFEKLSSSDLTILQAPPSNATADKYVTSKVESLCSDINPPATPNSSSISSASSEAVDEDKAKREENEEHEQQKSDTKKQLKPKKNSQKRQREARIAFMTKSEVDYLEDGYRWRKYGQKAVKNSPFPRSYYRCTTASCNVKKRVERSFRDPSTVVTTYEGQHTHISPLTSRPISSGGFFFGSSGVASNLGNFGFPMESSTLIYPQFQQLVHYNQQQQQQQQELFPCFGGVGEYVTRHADAYGDDERVKKSRGLGKDNGLLQDVVPSHMLKEE; this is encoded by the exons atGGAGTTTACGAGTTTTCATCAGCCGTCGTTGCAAAGCATTTGGGATTTTGGAGAGGAGGAGAGGGATTCGTTAGGGTTTATGGAGTTACTAGGTTCTCAGCACCATTCACTCCTTCTCGAAACGCTCCAACCGCAAGCGCAACCGTTTGAGAAACTGTCTTCTTCTGATTTAACTATTCTCCAAGCCCCACCCTCAAATGCGACTGCTGATAAGTATGTGACGTCGAAAGTGGAATCTTTGTGTTCGGATATAAATCCACCGGCTACACCAAACTCCTCGTCCATTTCTTCGGCGTCAAGCGAGGCTGTAGACGAAGACAAAGcgaaaagagaagaaaatgagGAACATGAACAGCAGAAGAGTGATACTAAAAAACA GTTGAAACCAAAGAAAAATAGCCAGAAGAGGCAGAGAGAGGCAAGAATAGCGTTCATGACAAAGAGTGAGGTTGATCATCTCGAAGATGGTTATCGCTGGAGAAAATATGGTCAAAAAGCTGTTAAAAATAGTCCTTTTCCCAG GAGTTACTACCGTTGCACAACGGCCTCATGTAACGTGAAAAAGAGAGTGGAGAGATCATTCCGAGATCCAAGCACAGTGGTTACAACCTACGAAGGTCAACACACACACATTAGTCCACTCACGTCTCGTCCAATTTCCTCTGGAGGCTTCTTCTTCGGATCATCAGGGGTTGCTTCAAATCTCGGTAACTTTGGGTTTCCAATGGAGAGCTCGACACTGATATATCCTCAATTCCAACAGCTTGTCCATtacaaccaacaacaacaacaacaacaacaagaactgTTTCCTTGTTTTGGAGGAGTTGGCGAGTACGTTACTAGACACGCAGATGCATATGGTGATGATGAACGTGTGAAGAAGAGTCGAGGTTTGGGCAAAGATAATGGACTTCTTCAAGATGTTGTCCCCTCTCATATGTTGAAGGAAGAGTAA